GGGGCGATCTCCCCGATGACGTCATCGAGGAACTCGGCGACCACCGGGGCGTCCGGGCACACGGTGTCCGTGCGCCCGCAGGCCAGCTCGGGGTAGGCCCGGATGGCCGCGGTGGAGTGGCCCGGGACGTCGATCTCCGGAATCACCTCGATGTGGCGGGCGTCGGCGTAGGCGACGATCTGGGAGAACTGCTCCTGGGTGTAGAACCCCGAGCGTCCCCCGGGCATCGACATGGGGCCGCCGATCTCCGTCAGGCGCGGCCAGGACTCGATCTCGATGCGCCAGCCCTGGTCGTCGGACAGGTGCATGTGCAGCCGGCTGCCCTTCATCGTCGCCATCGCGTCGATGATGTCCAGCACGCCGTCCAGCTCGATGAAGTTACGGGCCGGGTCGAGCATGACGCCGCGGTGGGCGAAGCGGGGGTAGTCGACGATCTCGGTCGCCTCCACCTGCCACGGCCCGGGCCGGACCACGTCCCCGGTGATCTCCGCCGGGAGCAGCTGGAGGAGCGTCTGGGTGCCGTTGAACAGCCCGTGCGTGGTGCCCGCACCGATCCGCACGCCCTGCTCGGCGACCTCGAGGGTGTACCCCTCGGTGGTGGCCAGGTCCGGACCCTCGGGGGCCTCCTCGGCCCCCAGGACCAGGGCGATGTCCCCCGCCTCGGGGGTACCGGTGACCACCGGCAGGTCGAACCCGGTCGCCGGACGGAGGTCCTCGGCCAGCAGCTCCGCCTCGGCCCGCGCCCCCTCCGGGGCGACGATCCGGGCGTCCTCGCCCAGCACGAACGCCTCACCCGCGCCGTCGGTCTGGGACACCGGCGCCGGCAGGACCTGCCCACCCGGCGCCGCCGGGGCCTGCGGCCCCGACCACACCTGGAAGCTCCACAGCGAGTACCCGTAGGTCGTCGCCGTGGCGAGGCCCTGCATCCGCACGAAGGAGACCGGCTCCTCCAGGCCGAGGACGTACTCGGTCCGTCCGGCGGCGGGGCCGTTCACCTCGCGCACGGTCGTCCAGGTGGTGCCGTCCGTCGACGTCTGGATGGCGAACGTCGCCGGGCGCGCCGTCTCCCAGTCGGTGACGACGCTCCACACCGGGGAGGGCTCGGCGAGCTCCACCTGGAACCAGTCGTTGGTCGGGTTGTAGGTGCTGGGCGGCGGCTCGGCCGGGTTGGTCCGGGCGTAGTCCGATCCCCAGCGGGTGCCCGACTCACCGTCGATGGCGTTGCCCGGGGCGAACTTCGCCGTGTTGCCGGTGTACACCGACTTCGCCGTGGCCGTCCCCTCCTGGGCGACGTCCGTGCCGTACTCCCAGTCCGCGGGGTCCGGCAGCGGCTCGGCCACGTCCCAGACCTCGAACGCCCATAGTGAGTACCCCCACCGGTTGGCGGGCGTGATGCCCTGCATCCGGACGAAGGAGGTCTCCTCGATGTCGAGGACGTACTCCGTGCGCCCCACCGCCGGGTTGTTCACCGTGCGCACCGTCGTCCACTCGGCGCCATCGTCGGAGACCTGGATGGTGAACGCCGACGGGCGTGCGGTCTGCCAGTTGAAGGCCACCTTGTGGACCGGGCTCGGCTCCGCCAGCGCGATCTGGATCCAGTCGTTCGACGGGTCGTGATCGCTCGGCGGGTTGGGTGCCTCTTCGTTCCCGTGGACGTAGTCCGAGCCCCAGCGGGTGGTGGAGTCGCCGTCGTTGGCGTGCTCCACGGCGAACTGCGGGTTGGGGTACACGGAGGCCGCGGTCGCGGTGCCCTCGAGGGCGATGTCGCGCGGAACCACCTCGTCGGCGAGCGCCGGGCCACCGGCGACGAGCGCAGCCGGTGCCATCAACGCCAATGATCCGAGGACGCCGAGCGCCCATCGGCCTATCGACCTAACTGCCATGATTCGTCAATGCCTTTCGTTGGTCACGCTGGGGGGGTGAGGAGGCCTGCGCTAGCGCGCGGGCAGAATGGGGCCCGCCCGGCGCCGGGCGGGGCGCACACGCTCGGCGCACGAGGAAAGGTGCACGGCGAAGCTCATGGGTTCCGGTCCCGTCGGCGGCGGTGCAGGGGCGGTGTGGCGACAATGCCCTGAATGGATTCACTCCACTGGCGCGGAACGTATCCGATGGACTAGACCACCGTCAATGGTCCAGACAACATCCGGACAAGTTTCTCGTGACAACAAAAGCGGCGTCCCCCGCGGGGCGAGCGCCGGGCCCACCCCCGGACCTTCGCTTAGGGTCAGAGCCGGGGGCAGCCCCTGAACGGGTAGCATGAATCGATTCAGGCAGTCCTCCATGACGGATGACGAGCCACCGCGGGGCGAGGGCGCCTCGACGGACAGGGCGATGAAGGGGTCGTGGAGATGAGTGACGAGCGCCGCGGAGCCCCGCGGGCCACCATCGCCGACGTCGCGCGGCGGGCGGAGGTGTCGGTGGGGACGGTCTCGAACGTCCTCAACCGCCCGGACCGCGTCGCCCCCGCCACGCTCGGCCGGGTGCGCGCCGTGATCGAGGAGCTGGACTTCGTCCGGAACGCCTCCGCCCGTCAGCTCCGCGAGGGGCACGTGCGCGCCGTCGGCGCGGTCGTCCTCGACATCGCCAACCCGTTCTTCACCGAGATGTCCCGAGGTATCGAGGACCGGGTGGCTCGGGACGACTACACCCTCATGCTCTGCAGCTCCGACGAGGACCCCGCGCGCGAGGCGCGTTACCTGCGGCTCTTCGCGGAGCAGGGCGTCGACGGGATCCTCGTCGCCCCCTCCCGCAGCACCATGGACAACCTCGAGCGGATTCGGAAGCGCGGCACCAACGTCGTCCTCCTCGACTACATGAGCCCCCTGCCCGACCTCTCCTCCGTCGCGGTCGACGACGTCGCGGGGGGACGCCTCGCCGTCGACCACCTCCTCGCCCAGGGGCACCGCACCATCGGCTTCCTCAACGGCCCGCCAAGCATCCGCCAGTGCGTCGACCGCCGCGACGGCGTCATCGCGGGGCTCGTGGCCGCCGGCCTCGACCCCGGTGAGCACCTCGTCGAGGTGGGCATGGACTCGCTCAACGCCAACAACGGGGCCCGGGCGATGGCGGCGCTCCTCGCGGCCCCCGGCACCCGGCCGAGCGCGACGTTCTGCGTCAACGACGTCACGGCCCTCGGCGCGCTGCGCACCCTGCGGGAGGAGGGCGTCCGGGTCCCCGACGAGATGGCCGTCGTGGGGTACGACGACGTCCACTTCGCCGCCGAGCTCACGGTGCCGCTCACCTCCGTGCGCCAGCCCATGCAGCAGATCGGCTGGACGGCGGCGGACCTGCTCCTCGGCGACCACGACGACGCCCGGCAGGTGGTGTTCCAGCCGGACCTCGTCGTCCGCCGCTCCAGCGTCGTCGGCACCGCCTGACGCGTCCGGCGCCGCCGTCGGTCGCCGCACCCCTCCGCCCGCGGCACTTATCCTGGTGCACGGGCCGACACCCGGCTCCACTGGCGTGAGGAGAGCTCAGCATGGCCGACGGCGAGTCCGCGACCGCACCGGACGCCGGCGACCAGCCAGGCCTGTTCGACCTGCCCAGCGGCACCCGACGGGCCACGACCCGCATCGTCCTGCTCACCGGCCCGTCCGGGTCGGGCAAGACCTCCCTCACCCGGCGGGTGGGACTCCCGGTCGTCGCCCTCGACGACTTCTACCTCGACGGCGACCACCCCGACCTGCCCCGCCGGTACGGCATCGTCGACTGGGACGACCCGCGCAGCTGGGACCGGGCAGGAGCCCTGGCCGCCCTGCTCTCCCTCGCCCGCACGGGCCGGGCCGAGGTCCCGCTCTACGACATCCCGACCAACCGGCGCACCGCCACGACGACCCTGGACACCGGCGGCGCACCGGTGATCATCGCCGAGGGCATCTTCGCCGCCGAGCTCGTCGCCGACTGCCGGGAGGAGGACATCCTCGCCGACGCGCTGTGCGTGTGGCGCCCCCGCATGCAGACGTTCTGGTTCCGGCTCATGCGCGACCTGGGCGAGGCCCGCAAGCCCCCGCTCACGCTGGTCCGGCGCGGGCTCACCCTCGCCCGGCACGAGCCGGCGATGATCGCCGACCTCACCGCCAAGGGCACGCGCCTGGTCCGGGTCGAGGAGGCCGAGCGGGACATCCGCCAGATGCTCGCCGCGTCCTGACCCGACGCCTCCTGACCCGCCGCGTCGCCTCGGCCGGCGTCGGTCGTCAGGACGGGCCGGTCACGCCCGCTTGACGAGCGGGAACGTGATGGTCTCCCGGATGCCCTGGCCGGTGAGCGCCATGAGGAGCCGGTCGATCCCCATGCCCATGCCGCCGGCCGGCGGCATGCCGTGCTCCATGGCCTGGAGGAAGTCCTCGTCGAGCACCATGGCCTCGGGGTCGCCGGCGGCGGCCGCGAGCGCCTGCGCCGCGAACCGCTCGCGCTGGACGACCGGGTCGACGAGCTCGGAGTAGGCGGTGGCCAGCTCGAAGCCGCGCACGTAGAGGTCCCACTTCTCGACGACGCCGGGCGTGGACCGGTGCGCCCGGGTGAGCGGGGAGGTGTCGACCGGGAAGTCGCGCACGAAGGTGGGCTCGTGGAGCGCGTCCCCGACGAGGTGCTCCCACAGCTCCTCGACGACCTTGCCGTGGCCGGCGTGGGGTGCGATGGCGAGCCCGAGGCGCTCGGCGTGAACGCGCAGGTCCTCGATCGGCGTCGCCGGCGTGATCTCCTCGCCGAGCGCCTCGGAGAGGGACCCGAACAGGGTGATGGCCGTCCACTCGCCGCCGAGGTCGTACGGCTCGCCGTCGGCGAGGGTCACCGTGGTCGACCCGAAGGCGTCCGTCGCCGCACGCTGCACGAGCTCGCGGGTGAGCACCGCCATGGTGTCGTAGGAGCCGTAGGCCTCGTAGGCCTCGAGCATGGAGAACTCCGGGGAGTGCGTGGAGTCGGCGCCCTCGTTGCGGAAGTTCCGGTTGATCTCGAAGACCTTCTCCACGCCGCCGACGACGGCCCGCTTGAGATAGAGCTCCGGCGCGATCCGCAGGTACAGGTCGGTGTCGTAGGCGTTCATGTGCGTGACGAACGGGCGGGCGGCGGCGCCCCCGTGGAGGGTCTGCAGCATCGGGGTCTCGATCTCGAGGAACCCGCGCTCGTGGAACGACTCACGCAGCGAGCGCACCACCGCGGCCCGGGTGCGGACCATGGCCCGCGCCTCGGGGCGCACGATGAGGTCGAGGTAGCGCCGGCGGACCCGCGCCTCCTCCGACAGGCTCACCCGCTCCCCCGACTCCGTCTCGTACGTCTTGGGCAGGGGGCGGAGCGCCTTGGCCGCGAGCGCCCAGGAGTCGGCGAAGACACTGAGCTCGCCGCGGCGTGAGGCGATGACGCGCCCGTGGACGAAGAGGTGGTCGCCGAGGTCGACGTCGGTCTTGAACGCCGCCAAGGAC
The sequence above is a segment of the Georgenia faecalis genome. Coding sequences within it:
- a CDS encoding family 20 glycosylhydrolase, encoding MAPAALVAGGPALADEVVPRDIALEGTATAASVYPNPQFAVEHANDGDSTTRWGSDYVHGNEEAPNPPSDHDPSNDWIQIALAEPSPVHKVAFNWQTARPSAFTIQVSDDGAEWTTVRTVNNPAVGRTEYVLDIEETSFVRMQGITPANRWGYSLWAFEVWDVAEPLPDPADWEYGTDVAQEGTATAKSVYTGNTAKFAPGNAIDGESGTRWGSDYARTNPAEPPPSTYNPTNDWFQVELAEPSPVWSVVTDWETARPATFAIQTSTDGTTWTTVREVNGPAAGRTEYVLGLEEPVSFVRMQGLATATTYGYSLWSFQVWSGPQAPAAPGGQVLPAPVSQTDGAGEAFVLGEDARIVAPEGARAEAELLAEDLRPATGFDLPVVTGTPEAGDIALVLGAEEAPEGPDLATTEGYTLEVAEQGVRIGAGTTHGLFNGTQTLLQLLPAEITGDVVRPGPWQVEATEIVDYPRFAHRGVMLDPARNFIELDGVLDIIDAMATMKGSRLHMHLSDDQGWRIEIESWPRLTEIGGPMSMPGGRSGFYTQEQFSQIVAYADARHIEVIPEIDVPGHSTAAIRAYPELACGRTDTVCPDAPVVAEFLDDVIGEIAPLVNSDLFHIGGDESISGQPYIDFIKLVEGIVIDHDKRMVGWTPIPMADLEPSSIHQYWRDQSYEAEREWFEGGNDVILSPTARAYLDYPYPQHNAFSTHDWDPSNVIDDYRGVSLQTEYGLRDEDIIGIEGPAWGENNSGGAVDVEHKVFPRLASLLDLAWSPQELTADSRSFLERLAVQGPRWQFAGTNFWPDPNVAWETTAAGTIHEIDEDDTSVEGTVATVASPTLRVEDLTASIAWGDGTTTAGVLTGTNAAGKVGNSLFQVSGEHTYAEAVDHTGTVTITGPGGQTWTAPFLVEAPEVDPTDPPTDPTDPPTDPTDPPTDPTDPPTDPTDPPTDPTDPPTDPTDPPTDPTDPPTDPTDPPTDPTDPPTDPTDPPTTTDEPTDPPTTDEPTDPPTTPGGGAGDDDTTPPAGDDGRTPPGGRPGAGDDLPRTGAEIGALALMVALLLAGGALIARRRTEVHGA
- a CDS encoding LacI family DNA-binding transcriptional regulator — protein: MSDERRGAPRATIADVARRAEVSVGTVSNVLNRPDRVAPATLGRVRAVIEELDFVRNASARQLREGHVRAVGAVVLDIANPFFTEMSRGIEDRVARDDYTLMLCSSDEDPAREARYLRLFAEQGVDGILVAPSRSTMDNLERIRKRGTNVVLLDYMSPLPDLSSVAVDDVAGGRLAVDHLLAQGHRTIGFLNGPPSIRQCVDRRDGVIAGLVAAGLDPGEHLVEVGMDSLNANNGARAMAALLAAPGTRPSATFCVNDVTALGALRTLREEGVRVPDEMAVVGYDDVHFAAELTVPLTSVRQPMQQIGWTAADLLLGDHDDARQVVFQPDLVVRRSSVVGTA
- a CDS encoding uridine kinase family protein: MADGESATAPDAGDQPGLFDLPSGTRRATTRIVLLTGPSGSGKTSLTRRVGLPVVALDDFYLDGDHPDLPRRYGIVDWDDPRSWDRAGALAALLSLARTGRAEVPLYDIPTNRRTATTTLDTGGAPVIIAEGIFAAELVADCREEDILADALCVWRPRMQTFWFRLMRDLGEARKPPLTLVRRGLTLARHEPAMIADLTAKGTRLVRVEEAERDIRQMLAAS
- the lysS gene encoding lysine--tRNA ligase translates to MTEPTGPVDLPDDAGSDVPEQVRVRADKRERLLEAGIDPYPVTVPVTTSVAAVRAEHAGLEAGAETDDVVGVAGRVVFLRNTGKLCFATLADGEGNQLQAMLSAKEVGAESLAAFKTDVDLGDHLFVHGRVIASRRGELSVFADSWALAAKALRPLPKTYETESGERVSLSEEARVRRRYLDLIVRPEARAMVRTRAAVVRSLRESFHERGFLEIETPMLQTLHGGAAARPFVTHMNAYDTDLYLRIAPELYLKRAVVGGVEKVFEINRNFRNEGADSTHSPEFSMLEAYEAYGSYDTMAVLTRELVQRAATDAFGSTTVTLADGEPYDLGGEWTAITLFGSLSEALGEEITPATPIEDLRVHAERLGLAIAPHAGHGKVVEELWEHLVGDALHEPTFVRDFPVDTSPLTRAHRSTPGVVEKWDLYVRGFELATAYSELVDPVVQRERFAAQALAAAAGDPEAMVLDEDFLQAMEHGMPPAGGMGMGIDRLLMALTGQGIRETITFPLVKRA